One region of Oncorhynchus keta strain PuntledgeMale-10-30-2019 chromosome 24, Oket_V2, whole genome shotgun sequence genomic DNA includes:
- the pcgf5b gene encoding polycomb group RING finger protein 5-B isoform X2 has product MTSPRKHLVKDFNHFITCYVCKGYLIKPTTVTECLHTFCKSCIVQHFEDSNDCPKCGIQVHETNPLEMLRLDNTLEEIIFKLVPGLREKEQQQEIEFWRSRKSKENGEDGPRSKRSRLDAENDDGGDGDYHRSDPQIAICLDCLRNSSLVEENIVRGLMKKFIRCSTRVTVGTIKKFLSLKLKLPSSYELDVLCNGEIMGKDHTMEFIYMTRWRLRGETDYPMVLEYRPRIDFG; this is encoded by the exons ATGACCTCGCCGAGAAAACACCTGGTCAAGGATTTCAACCACTTTATCACATGCTACGTATGTAAAGGATACCTGATCAAGCCCACCACGGTGACTGAGTGCCTGCACACCT TTTGTAAAAGCTGCATCGTCCAACACTTTGAAGACAGCAACGACTGCCCCAAATGTGGCATTCAAGTCCACGAAACCAACCCTCTGGAGATGTTAAG GTTGGACAACACTTTAGAGGAAATCATTTTCAAACTCGTGCCTGGGCTGAGAGAAA AGGAACAACAGCAGGAGATTGAGTTCTGGAGGAGTCGAAAGTCGAAGGAAAACGGAGAAG ATGGCCCCCGATCAAAGAGGTCTAGGCTGGATGCCGAGAATGATGACGGTGGAGATGGAGACTACCACAGGAGTGACCCTCAGATAGCCATCTGTCTGGATTGTCTACGCAACAGCAGTCTGGTGGAAGAGAACATTGTGAGG GGCTTAATGAAGAAATTTATACGCTGCTCGACTCGAGTGACAGTCGGAACAATCAAGAAGTTTCTCAGCTTGAAGTTAAAGCTTCCAAGTTCTTATGAG CTAGACGTCCTATGCAACGGGGAGATCATGGGAAAAGACCACACCATGGAGTTCATCTACATGACGCGGTGGAGACTTCGCGGTGAAACT gaCTACCCAATGGTACTAGAATATCGCCCACGGATAGACTTTGGTTGA
- the pcgf5b gene encoding polycomb group RING finger protein 5-B isoform X1: MTSPRKHLVKDFNHFITCYVCKGYLIKPTTVTECLHTFCKSCIVQHFEDSNDCPKCGIQVHETNPLEMLRLDNTLEEIIFKLVPGLREKEQQQEIEFWRSRKSKENGEEDGPRSKRSRLDAENDDGGDGDYHRSDPQIAICLDCLRNSSLVEENIVRGLMKKFIRCSTRVTVGTIKKFLSLKLKLPSSYELDVLCNGEIMGKDHTMEFIYMTRWRLRGETDYPMVLEYRPRIDFG; this comes from the exons ATGACCTCGCCGAGAAAACACCTGGTCAAGGATTTCAACCACTTTATCACATGCTACGTATGTAAAGGATACCTGATCAAGCCCACCACGGTGACTGAGTGCCTGCACACCT TTTGTAAAAGCTGCATCGTCCAACACTTTGAAGACAGCAACGACTGCCCCAAATGTGGCATTCAAGTCCACGAAACCAACCCTCTGGAGATGTTAAG GTTGGACAACACTTTAGAGGAAATCATTTTCAAACTCGTGCCTGGGCTGAGAGAAA AGGAACAACAGCAGGAGATTGAGTTCTGGAGGAGTCGAAAGTCGAAGGAAAACGGAGAAG AAGATGGCCCCCGATCAAAGAGGTCTAGGCTGGATGCCGAGAATGATGACGGTGGAGATGGAGACTACCACAGGAGTGACCCTCAGATAGCCATCTGTCTGGATTGTCTACGCAACAGCAGTCTGGTGGAAGAGAACATTGTGAGG GGCTTAATGAAGAAATTTATACGCTGCTCGACTCGAGTGACAGTCGGAACAATCAAGAAGTTTCTCAGCTTGAAGTTAAAGCTTCCAAGTTCTTATGAG CTAGACGTCCTATGCAACGGGGAGATCATGGGAAAAGACCACACCATGGAGTTCATCTACATGACGCGGTGGAGACTTCGCGGTGAAACT gaCTACCCAATGGTACTAGAATATCGCCCACGGATAGACTTTGGTTGA
- the LOC118357486 gene encoding ankyrin repeat domain-containing protein 1-like yields the protein MMMGILRVQELVSGKKCEGKESRDVQSSEGEYETSINQEKQEDLRSHKDSLADTDAPMNVNVDKSGHLRLDTIDDLQIMLQLRKSRKRARRVQVRKPPPAPETVPYYVDEVDFFKACEENKLPLIERYLEKSGDVNACDNFRRTGLHRACTQGHVVIVKRLLEAGALIENKDKLDTTAVHCACRGGSMLVLEVLLNHDGSFSARDKLRSTPLHVAVRTGHYECAEHLVHCGADINAKDREGDTPMHDAVRLNRFKIIHLLLLHGANPKLKNCEGKSPLDSTLEWQSGAKSILSNFKDDAKTPVK from the exons ATGATGATGGGTATTCTACGAGTACAAGAGCTG GTTTCCGGCAAGAAATGTGAGGGCAAAGAATCCAGAGATGTGCAGTCTTCAGAGGGAGAATACGAGACATCCATCAACCAGGAGAAACAAGAGGACCTGAGATCTCACAAGGACAGCCTGGCTGACACCGATGCCCCCATGAATGTAAAT GTAGACAAATCTGGCCATCTGCGGTTAGATACAATTGATGACCTCCAGATTATGCTGCAACTGAGGAAgtcgagaaagagagcgagaagagtACAAGTTCGCAAGCCACCACCCGCACCCGAGACTGTG CCTTACTATGTGGATGAGGTGGACTTTTTCAAGGCCTGCGAGGAGAACAAACTGCCATTGATCGAGAGGTATCTGGAAAAATCAGGAGACGTCAATGCTTGTGACAAT TTCAGACGTACAGGCCTGCACAGAGCTTGCACACAGGGACACGTGGTCATTGTGAAGAGGCTACTGGAGGCTGGAGCTTTAATTGAGAACAAAGACAAG CTGGATACCACTGCTGTCCATTGTGCCTGCAGAGGAGGAAGCATGCTTGTGTTAGAAGTGCTGCTCAACCACGATGGCAGCTTCTCTGCCAGGGATAAG CTACGCAGCACTCCCCTTCACGTTGCAGTGAGAACCGGACACTATGAATGCGCTGAACATCTCGTCCACTGTGGAGCGGACATCAATGCCAAAGACAGA GAAGGAGATACCCCCATGCACGATGCAGTAAGACTGAACAGATTCAAAATCATCCATCTACTTCTGCTTCATGGAGCCAATCCAAAACTCAAGAATTGC GAGGGGAAGTCACCATTGGATAGCACTCTGGAGTGGCAGAGTGGGGCTAAATCCATTCTCAGCAACTTCAAGGATGATGCAAAAACTCCAGTCAAGTAA
- the rpp30 gene encoding ribonuclease P protein subunit p30, producing MAVFMDLNITYTTDKKRLRSVIETAAHLGYSTVAINYVVDLQQKKQEIGKPKCVLELFDTFPIVQGKSRPIKVLNRLTVVASDPSHFRPNAEYKAYDLVAVYPTTEKLFHAACMTFDVDIICVAVIEKQPFFFKRSPINGAIERGVFFEISYTPAIRDSTMRRYTIANAISLMETCKGKNVIVTSGAEKPLELRGPYDIANLGLLFGLSEGDGKAAISTNCRAVHLHGETRKTALGIVHTMKKDQPLTERQEEEHAPASKRAKIETV from the exons ATGGCTGTGTTCATGGACTTGAATATTACCTACACAACCGACAAGAAACGACTTCGGAGTGTTATTGAAACAGCAGCGCACC TTGGATACTCTACAGTTGCCATCAATTATGTTGTTGATTTGCAACAAAAGAAACAG GAAATTGGCAAACCAAAGTGTGTCTTAGAGCTGTTTGATACATTTCCCATAGTGCAG GGTAAATCCAGACCAATCAAGGTGTTAAACCGATTGACAGTTGTGGCCTCTGACCCATCACACTTT AGACCAAATGCAGAGTACAAAGCCTATGACTTAGTGGCTGTCTATCCTACAACAGAGAAGTTGTTTCAT GCAGCCTGCATGACATTTGATGTTGACATCATCTGTGTAGCAGTGATAGAAAAACAACCCTTCTTTTTCAAAAGATCTCCAATAAACGGG GCAATTGAAAGAGGTGTGTTCTTTGAGATAAGTTACACACCTGCTATTCGAGACTCCACCATGAGAAGATACACCATCGCAAATGCCATCAGTCTCATGGAGACGTGCAAAGGGAAG AATGTAATTGTGACCAGTGGGGCAGAAAAG CCCCTTGAGTTGAGAGGACCCTACGACATTGCCAACTT AGGCCTTCTGTTTGGGCTGTCAGAAGGAGATGGCAAAGCTGCTATCTCAACCAACTGTCGAGCTGTCCACTTACATGGAG AAACAAGAAAGACTGCCTTGGGTATCGTACACACTATGAAGAAAGACCAGCCGTTGActgagagacaggaggaagagcaTGCTCCAGCGTCAAAGAGGGCTAAGATTGAGACTGTGTAG